TGACAGCCTCAAGTGATTGCTTATACAATTCATTTTGCTGACGAGGTACAGTCAGGATCGCAATTTGCAAACGTAATCGAATATTTTCTCGTAAATAAATTTCCTGGTTTGGTGCAATAAAGACTTTATCTTGAGCTTGTTTTTTATCACTTACACGAATGAAATGGCTTAAGAACGAATCTGCACTTTTCTCAATATTTTTTTGCCAGTCAGCAAGTGAATCACTCACATCACCACTTGCTTGATCGGCAAGTTGCTGTTCATTATCTAACATTGGCATATCATCAACCACATTAGCCAACTGTGCGAGACGTTGCATAATATTGTTTTGATCGACCTTATTTAAGGTCGCCAATGTGTTTAGATCTGCTTTTATTGCTTCACGAATCGCAGCAATATTTGGCTCATTCACTTGACTTAACACACTATCTGCTTCAACTAACAAACTTTTAGCGGTTTCAATATCATTGTCAATGACCACTTTACGCAAAGCATTGGTCAATAGAAAATCAGCATCGGAAAGGAGAAAAGCGGTAGGTTCTGCTTGTGGTGCAGAGCCTAACTTTTGTAATTGCGTTTGTAATCCATTAATTTGTTTCGCACCGTTCGCTTGCTCACGCTCTAAATACCGAATTAATTCAAGAGTTTGCTGATGTTCACCAACTAATTTGGCAATTTGAGCTTTTTCTGCATCAAAATTAGGTATTTCAACCGCTGTTTGTACAGGAGGTTTCATCGCTTGTTGAGACAGCTGCTGAATTTGTTGCTGTGCTTTTGCGAGTTGTTCTTCTACGCTTGCAAATTTTTGTTGCCCGAAAAAGTAGCCTGCCCCGCCAACACCAATTGCAATAAGCAATGCAAGTAGTGCAAGTCCGCTACCACCAGACTTTTGTTTTTTTTCAGTTTCCAGCGATGTCGGCTGAATTTCAATTTGTTCCATTTTGTCTTCCACTTGTTCTTCCTTCCGTTTCGGTTCATTTTGGGAATCAGTCATCGTCTCTGCTTCTCTTGCAAAATTTTCTGATGATCTGACCGCTTGTTGCACATCATCTGGTTCAGGGGTAATGCCTTCAACCTTTTCTATGACTTGTTCAGGAACATCATCAACCTGAGAAATCTGTTTTTTATTCTGTTTCGTCATAACTCCCTCCTATATTCAAGTTAAGATTTTAACAACGCATTCAGCAGACTATGATTATCTGCCTTCTCTGAAATATCAATAGATTTTGCTTGCCAACCAAATTGTTGAGCATCTTTAGCAATTCGTGGACTCACCACCATTAAACGGCATTGAAACAACCATTCTCTATCTTCTTCACGAGTTTGAGCAACTAACATTGAAACAATATCACTACTTGTTGCGATAATAGTATCGATCCCCGCTCGTTTTGCTAAGCTGATTTTATTGCCCATATCTTGAGTAAAAGGAATGCGTTGATAGCACTCTAGCACTTTCACTTCAGCTCCTCGTTGTTTGGCTTGTTCGGCAAAAAATTCACGT
The nucleotide sequence above comes from Pasteurellaceae bacterium Orientalotternb1. Encoded proteins:
- a CDS encoding HemX protein, which translates into the protein MTKQNKKQISQVDDVPEQVIEKVEGITPEPDDVQQAVRSSENFAREAETMTDSQNEPKRKEEQVEDKMEQIEIQPTSLETEKKQKSGGSGLALLALLIAIGVGGAGYFFGQQKFASVEEQLAKAQQQIQQLSQQAMKPPVQTAVEIPNFDAEKAQIAKLVGEHQQTLELIRYLEREQANGAKQINGLQTQLQKLGSAPQAEPTAFLLSDADFLLTNALRKVVIDNDIETAKSLLVEADSVLSQVNEPNIAAIREAIKADLNTLATLNKVDQNNIMQRLAQLANVVDDMPMLDNEQQLADQASGDVSDSLADWQKNIEKSADSFLSHFIRVSDKKQAQDKVFIAPNQEIYLRENIRLRLQIAILTVPRQQNELYKQSLEAVSSWVRSYFDVQNENVKMFLKEVDDLIEQSIYIDAPNNLQSPTLLKQKLNRAEPTVKKIELEVDKAVEQLKIEQPVEQAVQPQAEPQQ